Proteins found in one Buchnera aphidicola str. G002 (Myzus persicae) genomic segment:
- the rpmE gene encoding 50S ribosomal protein L31 produces MKKKIHPHYSKITATCSCGNIIEVFSTINHNLNLDICAKCHPFYTGKQRVIDTGGRVERFKKRFKFTKKKIV; encoded by the coding sequence ATGAAGAAAAAAATTCATCCCCATTATTCTAAGATAACAGCTACTTGTTCTTGTGGAAACATAATTGAAGTTTTTTCTACTATCAATCATAATCTAAATTTAGATATATGCGCAAAATGTCATCCATTCTATACAGGAAAACAAAGAGTTATTGACACTGGAGGCCGTGTTGAAAGATTTAAAAAACGTTTTAAATTTACGAAAAAAAAAATAGTATAA
- the hslV gene encoding ATP-dependent protease subunit HslV, which yields MTTILSVRLKNKVVIGGDGQATLGNTIMKSNVKKIRSLYHEKVIAGFAGGTADAFTLFEMFEKKLGMYQGHLQRAAIELAKDWRSDRMLRKLEALLAVADKDTSLIITGTGDVIQPEDDLIAIGSGGSYAQSSAKALIENTDLNALQIVEKSLNIAANICIYTNHTFTIKELFSEK from the coding sequence GTGACAACAATATTAAGTGTAAGATTAAAAAACAAAGTAGTAATTGGAGGTGATGGACAGGCAACTTTAGGCAATACTATTATGAAAAGTAATGTTAAAAAAATTAGATCTCTTTATCATGAAAAAGTAATTGCTGGTTTTGCAGGAGGAACCGCAGATGCATTTACTTTATTTGAAATGTTTGAGAAAAAATTAGGAATGTATCAAGGTCATTTACAACGTGCAGCCATTGAATTAGCAAAAGATTGGCGATCTGATAGAATGTTACGAAAACTAGAAGCTTTATTAGCAGTAGCGGACAAAGATACTTCGTTAATTATTACAGGAACTGGAGATGTTATACAACCTGAAGATGATTTAATCGCTATCGGATCAGGAGGATCTTATGCTCAATCTTCTGCTAAAGCTTTAATAGAAAATACTGATTTAAACGCTCTTCAAATTGTAGAAAAATCTTTGAATATTGCAGCAAATATTTGTATCTATACAAATCATACTTTTACTATAAAAGAACTAT
- the orn gene encoding oligoribonuclease: protein MKFNKKNLIWIDLEMTGLNPNIHRIIEIATLITDTDLNIISEGPIIPIHQTKKNISIMNAWNTMIHTNNGLIKRVEKSSYNEHQAEIETILFLKKWVPIQSSPICGNSVGQDRRFLFQYMPTLENYFHYRCIDVSTIKELAIRWNPKIYHKLKKNSKHSALEDIYESIMELNFYRKNFLKFQ from the coding sequence ATGAAATTTAATAAAAAAAATCTAATCTGGATTGATTTAGAAATGACTGGACTTAATCCAAATATACATCGTATTATTGAAATTGCCACATTGATTACAGACACTGATTTAAATATAATTTCAGAAGGTCCAATAATTCCTATACATCAAACAAAAAAAAACATTTCAATAATGAATGCGTGGAACACTATGATTCATACAAATAACGGGTTAATTAAACGAGTAGAAAAGAGTTCATATAATGAGCATCAAGCAGAAATTGAAACAATACTTTTTTTAAAAAAATGGGTCCCTATTCAATCATCACCAATTTGTGGTAATAGTGTTGGTCAAGATCGAAGATTTTTATTTCAATATATGCCCACACTAGAAAATTATTTTCATTATAGATGTATAGACGTTAGTACGATTAAAGAATTAGCTATCCGTTGGAATCCTAAAATCTATCATAAATTAAAAAAAAATAGCAAACATAGTGCACTAGAAGATATTTATGAATCTATAATGGAACTAAATTTTTATAGAAAAAATTTTCTTAAATTTCAATAA
- a CDS encoding PTS mannitol transporter subunit IICBA, with translation MFTLIKLKIQNFGQFLSNMIMPNISIFITWGIMTALFIPLGWQPNKILEQLISPVIFYLLPILIGYTGGRLISGDRGGLVGSITTIGVITSTNIPMLLGAMISGPLGGWIIKYFDKKIENKVKNGFEMLVNNFSIAIFGILLAIISFFTIGPFIEWISHVLESLIKVIVSQNLLPFISIVIEPAKIFFLNNAINHGIFSPLGIQDASDNHRSIFFLIESNPGPGLGVLIAWFFFGKGELRKSSGGAAIIEFLGGVHEIYFPYVLMKPKLIIALILGGMTGIFMLVVLDGGVISAVSPGSILSILTMTPKGLYFSNMIAIFSSFIISFISASLLLKFNFYIASKNNQKIVKKNKNFLNSETLKNDYHDVTSTFFKNIKTIIVACDAGMGSSAMGASILRKKIKNANLTNISVLNMAINLLPKNADLIITHQNLTHRAKKYAPHAHHISLKNFLNNSFYDNLIKKLRENIVLLDNHVTTSLNINHKNIKNNLFQLTEKNILLNQYATNKEEAINIVGKHLVKQGYVKFDYINSMIEREKIASTWLGESIALPHGTIEGKNSVLKTGIIFCQFPKGVHFGEELDDIAYLVIGIAAKNNEHIMVVSNITNALDDKDTIRRLSQTTDIKEVLSLLNIEKK, from the coding sequence ATGTTCACATTAATTAAATTAAAAATACAAAATTTTGGTCAATTTCTAAGTAATATGATCATGCCAAATATAAGTATTTTTATTACATGGGGGATTATGACAGCTTTATTTATACCATTAGGATGGCAACCTAATAAAATTTTAGAACAATTGATATCACCTGTTATTTTTTATCTTTTACCTATTTTAATTGGATATACTGGTGGTCGCTTAATTTCTGGTGATAGAGGAGGATTAGTTGGAAGTATAACTACTATAGGAGTTATTACAAGTACTAATATACCAATGTTATTAGGTGCCATGATTTCAGGACCATTAGGTGGTTGGATCATAAAGTATTTTGATAAAAAAATAGAAAATAAAGTAAAAAATGGTTTTGAAATGTTAGTAAATAACTTTTCTATTGCTATATTTGGAATATTATTAGCAATAATTTCTTTTTTTACTATTGGCCCATTTATAGAATGGATTTCTCATGTTTTAGAAAGTTTAATAAAAGTTATCGTATCTCAGAATTTATTACCTTTTATTTCTATTGTTATAGAACCAGCTAAAATATTTTTTTTAAATAATGCAATCAATCATGGAATTTTTTCTCCACTAGGTATTCAAGATGCATCAGACAACCATCGCTCTATATTTTTTTTAATTGAATCGAATCCCGGTCCAGGATTAGGTGTGTTAATAGCATGGTTTTTTTTCGGAAAAGGAGAATTACGTAAATCATCAGGAGGAGCAGCAATAATTGAATTTTTAGGAGGTGTTCATGAAATTTATTTTCCTTATGTTTTAATGAAACCAAAATTAATAATTGCTCTAATTTTAGGTGGTATGACAGGTATTTTTATGCTTGTTGTATTAGATGGAGGTGTTATTTCTGCAGTATCACCAGGTTCTATTCTATCTATTTTAACGATGACCCCGAAAGGTTTGTATTTTTCTAATATGATTGCTATTTTTTCTTCTTTTATAATTTCTTTTATTAGTGCTTCTTTATTATTAAAATTTAATTTCTATATAGCTAGTAAAAATAATCAAAAAATTGTTAAAAAAAATAAAAATTTTTTGAATTCTGAAACATTAAAAAATGACTATCATGATGTCACATCTACTTTTTTTAAAAATATAAAAACTATTATAGTTGCCTGTGATGCTGGTATGGGATCAAGTGCAATGGGTGCTAGTATTTTGCGTAAAAAAATAAAAAATGCTAATTTAACTAACATTTCTGTGTTAAATATGGCAATTAATTTATTACCTAAGAATGCAGATTTAATAATTACACATCAAAACTTAACTCATCGAGCTAAAAAATATGCTCCTCATGCTCATCATATATCTTTAAAAAACTTTCTTAATAATAGTTTTTATGATAATTTAATAAAAAAATTAAGAGAAAATATAGTTCTTTTAGATAATCATGTTACTACTTCTTTAAATATAAATCATAAAAATATAAAAAATAATTTATTTCAGTTAACTGAGAAAAATATTTTATTAAATCAATATGCAACTAATAAAGAAGAAGCAATTAATATTGTCGGTAAACATTTAGTAAAACAAGGCTATGTTAAGTTTGATTATATTAATTCAATGATAGAAAGAGAAAAAATAGCATCTACTTGGTTAGGGGAATCAATAGCCTTACCCCATGGAACTATTGAAGGAAAAAATTCTGTTTTAAAAACAGGTATAATTTTTTGTCAATTTCCAAAAGGTGTTCATTTTGGAGAAGAACTAGATGATATTGCATATCTTGTCATTGGTATTGCAGCTAAGAACAATGAACATATTATGGTCGTAAGTAATATTACTAATGCATTAGATGATAAAGATACGATTAGAAGACTTTCTCAAACAACTGACATAAAAGAAGTCTTATCACTTTTAAATATTGAAAAAAAATAG
- a CDS encoding N-acetylmuramoyl-L-alanine amidase, whose product MDLSKKIVIAIDAGHGGQDPGAIGHTGLQEKKVNIEIALKLQKLLNNNRMFNAILTRNNDSYLSLKKRKQFLTKNHIDLLLSIHVDSAREQYVSGASVWIISHSRINREINNYLKNQKSIVYFSKNIQKIFNENKYDVFLKKTILDLQSHNFQKIELDLSQHIFEQLTKNIKLHKIYLNYASLGILSCINIPSILIETGFITNFAEEKKLKTKDYQNKIAQSIYLALKNYF is encoded by the coding sequence ATTGATTTATCAAAAAAAATTGTCATCGCAATAGACGCAGGGCACGGAGGTCAGGATCCAGGTGCAATAGGACATACTGGATTACAAGAAAAAAAAGTTAATATTGAAATAGCACTTAAATTACAGAAATTACTAAATAATAATAGAATGTTTAATGCTATTCTAACACGAAATAATGACTCTTATCTTTCACTAAAAAAAAGAAAACAATTTCTTACAAAAAATCACATAGATTTATTACTTTCTATTCATGTAGACTCTGCTCGAGAACAGTATGTATCAGGAGCATCCGTATGGATTATTTCTCATAGTAGAATAAATCGTGAAATTAATAATTATTTAAAAAATCAAAAATCAATTGTATATTTTTCTAAAAATATTCAAAAAATTTTCAATGAAAATAAATATGATGTGTTTTTAAAAAAAACTATTCTTGATTTACAATCTCACAACTTTCAAAAAATAGAATTAGATTTATCTCAACACATCTTTGAACAGCTTACAAAAAATATAAAACTACATAAGATATATCTAAATTATGCTAGTTTAGGAATATTAAGTTGTATTAACATACCTTCTATATTAATCGAAACTGGTTTTATTACTAATTTTGCAGAAGAAAAAAAATTAAAAACAAAAGATTATCAAAATAAAATAGCTCAATCTATTTATTTGGCTTTAAAAAATTATTTTTAA
- the pgi gene encoding glucose-6-phosphate isomerase: MKNINFDKTKSYKDLKNHFEKIKNIHLRDFFSSDINRFEKFSIIFQEEMLIDFSKNRINDDTLIYLLNLAKEVDVKSAIKLMFSGAKINKTEDRSVLHTALRNRSNDPVIVNNSNVMIDVNNILEKMKNFSDSIINGEWKGYTGKVISDVVNIGIGGSDLGPYMVTESLRPYKNHLNMHYVSNIDGTHLSEVLKKINPEKTIFLIASKTFTTDETITNACSAKKWFLHFSKDINTLDKHFFALSTNIKNALNFGININNIFQFWDWVGGRFSLWSSAGLSIILSIGFNNFENFLDGAHSMDNHFYDTEYNKNIPILLALISIWYTNFFGSETETILPYDQYMHRFSAYFQQSNMESNGKSINRNGKKIFYQTGPIIWGEPGTNGQHAFYQLIHQGTKLIPCDFIAPIFSHNDIGDHHLKLVSNFLAQTQALAFGKSQVTLLNELISSGQNRKNINKILPFQICQGNQPTNSILIRKITPYNLGALIALYEHKIFVQGYILNIFSFDQWGVEIGKELSKSIYDYLNNNTQEKNYDSSTQGLINFYKSFVI, translated from the coding sequence ATGAAAAATATTAATTTTGATAAAACTAAATCTTATAAAGATTTAAAAAATCATTTTGAAAAAATAAAAAATATTCATTTAAGAGATTTTTTTTCATCAGATATAAATCGTTTTGAAAAATTTTCAATTATTTTTCAAGAAGAAATGTTAATTGATTTTTCAAAAAATCGCATTAATGATGATACATTAATATATTTATTAAACTTAGCTAAAGAAGTAGATGTAAAATCTGCTATAAAATTAATGTTTTCTGGAGCTAAAATCAATAAAACAGAAGACCGTTCTGTATTACATACAGCCTTGCGAAATAGAAGTAATGATCCTGTTATAGTAAATAATTCTAATGTTATGATAGATGTTAATAATATACTAGAAAAAATGAAGAATTTTTCTGATTCGATTATTAATGGAGAATGGAAAGGTTATACAGGAAAAGTTATTTCTGATGTTGTAAATATTGGTATTGGTGGATCTGATTTAGGTCCATATATGGTTACTGAATCATTACGACCATATAAAAACCATTTAAATATGCACTACGTTTCTAACATAGATGGTACTCATCTTAGTGAAGTTTTAAAAAAAATTAATCCTGAAAAAACAATTTTTTTAATAGCTTCTAAAACATTTACAACAGACGAAACAATAACTAACGCTTGTAGTGCCAAAAAATGGTTTTTGCATTTTTCTAAAGATATAAATACTTTAGATAAACATTTTTTTGCTTTATCTACTAATATTAAAAATGCTTTAAATTTTGGTATAAATATTAATAATATCTTTCAATTTTGGGATTGGGTTGGTGGTCGTTTTTCTTTATGGTCGTCAGCAGGTTTATCTATTATATTATCAATCGGATTTAATAATTTTGAGAATTTTTTAGATGGTGCTCATTCTATGGATAATCATTTTTATGATACTGAATATAATAAAAATATACCGATATTATTAGCTTTGATTAGTATTTGGTATACTAATTTTTTTGGTTCTGAAACGGAAACTATATTGCCATATGATCAATATATGCATCGTTTTTCTGCATATTTTCAACAATCTAATATGGAATCTAATGGTAAATCAATTAATAGAAATGGAAAAAAAATATTTTATCAAACTGGTCCTATTATTTGGGGTGAACCGGGTACAAACGGTCAACATGCATTTTATCAATTGATACATCAAGGAACTAAATTAATTCCGTGTGACTTTATTGCTCCGATTTTTTCACATAATGACATAGGTGACCATCATTTAAAACTAGTATCTAATTTTTTAGCTCAAACACAAGCATTGGCTTTTGGTAAATCTCAAGTGACACTATTAAATGAGTTAATATCATCAGGACAAAATAGAAAAAATATTAATAAAATTTTACCTTTTCAAATATGTCAAGGAAATCAGCCTACTAATTCCATTTTAATTCGCAAAATAACTCCTTATAATTTAGGAGCGTTAATTGCTTTATATGAACATAAAATCTTTGTACAAGGTTATATATTAAATATTTTTAGTTTTGATCAATGGGGTGTGGAAATAGGAAAAGAGTTATCAAAAAGTATTTATGATTATTTAAATAATAATACTCAAGAAAAAAATTATGATTCTTCTACTCAAGGTCTTATTAATTTTTATAAATCTTTTGTAATATAA